AGAGATACATCCTGTAGATATAAATTAAGGTTACTCGTTAGCATTTAGCAGTCATGACCATACCAAACATGGAAATAATGCCAACAGTCCAATAATTACACTGAATCGGTGGCATTCCAGTCTAAAGCCACAGACTAACCATTCATTCAAAGTGAAAGAGGATACGGTTCTTAGTATTTTTTAATTGCATGCAAACATAAAGTTAACTCGCGATTGCATGCGCTCCTAGTGTGTGGTAACTAGGAAAACATGAGCTGAACCATGATCTAGGATAACGTTCTCCTTTTACTATTGTTGGTACTATTAATAACCTTTTACTTCCATATAATCTTTCTTTATGGTCCTTGTTGGGTTTGATCTCTAGCCTATCCCAACATACTTGAAACAAGGCCAAAAAAAAATCAACCAATATTATGACTAGCCCCTATAGCACAGTCCTAGTTCCAAGTTCAATTGCAAGAACTTCACAAAATGCACATGCGCTTGTGGAGGCTAGAGTAGGCCCTACTTTTATTGATTCACATTATTAAGATTGGACACAAGATTTCAGATTCTTTTCATCGTATCTAATGGCCACAATGCCTCTGTGAATATGATTCCTTCTAAAGAAGCGAAGCTTATCGTCATCTCTGATGTTATAACATGCAGACACAATTAGCTAGAAAGCCCTACCAGACACAAAATATATAGAatctgacaagaagaagaagcaggaacAGTTATAAGAACAAGAGACCAGAAAGTTGACAGGCATAATTAACAACACTCAGTATTTTTACCAACCTGTCCTTTGATTATTCGACCAGTACGGTCATACTCAATCTCTCTCTCACTTTGCCCAAGAAGCAGCTCCCGAGGAATTGTATCTTCTGACGCAGCATTCCCATACTTCTCCATAATTTTATCCTTATGTTCAGACTTCAACATTTCTTTCTTGATCTTGAAACTCTTGTACAGAAGTTCTGCTTGAGATGGGGCTGCTTGCATATGGATATCCTGACCCTTTTCAAAAGCTTCCCAAGAATGGATATTGAGTTGCTTGAACTCCAGAGCTTGACCACTAAGACGATTTTGGTTGTCACCCTGCACCATAATATCACATCAGATAACAGAACCCAAGAGCCTAGAGAACAGAGGGTTTTCGCATTTAAAATTGTGTATAAAGCATTAAAGTCATATGTCGTCAGTTACTTACCACATAGAACTTATCATTTGGATCAGCATCTGGCAAGGGGTCTTCCCTCATGGAGCGGGTTTTTGGATCATAATATGCAGAGTTGACATCGAGATTCAAAAGATATTTTGCCGTGTCTTCTCTGATACGCAAGTTCCTGTGGAGACAAAAAGTTACCATCAGCGTTTAAATTGGTTGCTGATAAATCCTTGAAGCAGGAACCCCAGTACTAGAAGGAACATGATCTATTTTCTGAGTAGTAGTGCAGTACAATACATACCTAACAGTACCGGTGCTTCCACCACCGGTCGTGCGCACACGCTTCTCTACCTTAGCAAAGTCCATCTGGGCACTCTCATCAACTTTGGCCTCATCTATCCTCaggccatcttcttcatcatcttcactgcccGCATTCTCATCATCCTTCTCAGTATCCTTCTCCTCAAGTTTCTTGAGCTGCTGCTCTTTCAGATACTTTTTCCTAGCCTCGTCTCTAGCTTCATAGTCAGCGATAACACGAGTGTAGGTTGATGGGTCGTAACCATTCCAACGATCACGCTTTCCATCATAGTCCAGCTCAAATGATTCAACTTTCTCATCAGGTGCTATGTTGACACTTGTCCATTTAGCTCCCACACTTCGAGGCCGCTCCATGCAAGACTTCTTGTCATGAGTCATGGCTCCACAGCTAAAACATCAAGGAAAACCGTTTGTTAGCAAATCTACACTGGCAGACTATTTATTCATGCATATTGGCTACTAAATGGACTGCAAACTCTAAAACTTAGACCTCAACTCTAGAAGCAACAAGACGATGCCATACTAATAACAAGCAATAAGTACATGTTGAGCAAGGCCTCAAAAGAAATATGGTGAAACAAACACCACTTACTTTTCGCAAGCGCCTTTCCTGTACTTGTTGGCCTGGAAAAGCTTTGCACCCCTATCATACCACGACTTGGTGTAGTTCGGATCTGACTTCCACTTCCGCTGATGCTTCAAACTCTGAATTCATTAAACCATCAAGGAGTCATCAGCCCTCTAATCATCCAGATCCTCATTCACAGCTTTAGGCAACAACACGCTAAATAGTGGAAGCAATGACTTACCGGCTTCTCAGCATTAAGATACCATGGGGCTGAGGACATATACTGGGGGATATGGGGATTGATCTCGTTTCCATCCTCATCGACCTCGGCAGGCGCGAGCCCCGCCTTGCGCGCCTCCTCGAGCTCGAGCTGCTTCCGGTGATCCTCCCGTGACTTGAAAGTCACTGCCGCAAACGGTACAAGACATCATAAGTCGCTAATTCAAAACAGCAGTAAAAATCCCCAAAAATTCGCGGGTCACAAGCACCCACAGAAGCCCCGATCCCCAAATTAGGCAGAACACCAGGTACACCGCCCCCGAACAAACCCTAATTCACGTCGAATCGGGGAGAAACAAACCGGATAGGGAGATAACAGCCCAGGGCAACGGACCGATTCACGCGGTTTAGGGAGGATCGAACCGAACCCACAgaaaactagggttagggttacgtgATGCTCTACTCACCTGAAGCGGTCGCCATGGCGTCCTCTCCTCTTCTCCCCGCTCTCCTTCCCTTCGCCTCGCCGGCTCGactcggcggcggcgcggcggttcGACGGCGAACGGCGGCGAAATAACGAAACGAGGAAGATAAGAGCGAAACGAATTGCCCTTTGTACGTGATGATGGCGAGCCGCCACTGGGTTTTCTTTGAgagcccgagcccgagcccgCCTCGTTTCCATGGGCTTAATGGGCCCAGTTACTCCCATAGATAATAAGAAGGCCCATTATTGGCCCAAGACACCTTACCCACCTTCCACGGCGATCCACCCAGATAGACCTCGCCCTTGGCTCCCATGGCTTCCGGCTTCTTCTCCTCGCCGTCGCGTGAGACTGCGCTAAAACCCTAGGCTTTGAGACCCCCAATGGCGtccgcgacggcgacggcgacggcgacgtccACCGTCGCTGCGGCGGCGCCCGCATTCGCTCTCGCATCGTCCCGCTCGCACCGCGGCTTCCTCCCGCCCCCTCGTCGCGCCGGCCGGcccgtgccccagtcgctgcggTAATTCCTGCGCCGACCAGCTATGTTTTTCTTGTGGAGGAGGTTTTTTAGGACGTTTTGGGTGGAGAAATTTCTGAATTCCTCTTTTCCGCGGGAAGTGAAGGCTCGTCGCGTCAGCCGTGAGGCGGCGCCGCGGCGCGGTCGTGGTAGCagcggacgcggcggcggcggcggccgggagCGCGGGGTTCGGCGACGAGGAGAACCCGTATGAGGTAGAACCTGAGTGAAATGGGGGGCAAAGATTCTATCTTTTCGATTCGTGTTGTGATTTGTGCTTTTTGTCTTTGGGTGTTAGCTTCTGGGCATCAGGCCGCTTGATAGCTTCGACCACATGAAGATGGCctacaagaagaagcgcaagGACGCCGAGGAGACTGGAGACGACGAGTTCCTTGCCAAGGTAGGGAAGAGTGTTCTTGTCTGATTTCTCTAGGCTAGCATATGGCATTAGCTTTTGCTAACTGCACTAATGGTTGGGTTATTGGGGTTATGATAGTTGGACAGGGCCTACGACACTGTCATGATGCAGCAGCTGCAGTATCGGAAGAAGGGAGTCACATACGGGTCTGTTCAGGTCAGTTGCTATGCCATTCTTGGATGTACATGATTCTCCTTGATTCAAAACACTGATGTGTAATTGCAAGTCATACATTGTGTTTGTTATATGCTCCTTCATCATCAGTTAGAAGGTAAAAATTATTACGCTATGGACTTGTATTAATAATGAGCCTTACTGAGTTATGCAACATAAATTGTGGTCATTGATTGAGCCTTACAGAGCTACACATTAAATTGGGTTTGCTAGCTAAGCAATGTTATTAATGGCACTATAGGTCATAGTTGTGAATATTAGATAAGCTTTGCATCAAAATATCTATTGCATAGATCATCAAGAAGGGTCATACTTGTTATTGGCTCTACTTACATAGTACAGTGAGCTTATGTGATTCAAGCATCTATGGTTGCTTTTTCTAAAATGCACTGGTGAAACTATCTAATTCATTCAGTTACCCCCTTATGGTGATTCTATTCATTTGTTTTCTAATCTTGTTCCCACTATCAGGTGTCCAAGGATATCAAGTATGCTGACAATCAACCAATGGTGCCTTGGGGACCAAGGTACTTTTTACTCAAGTTAACTTAGGCTTCATTTCATAAGTCAATAGTCAACTCAGAATTTTAGTGGGTATGATTGTGTGAAGCATGTTTTAGGAACTGGTGACTTTTTCTATGAATGTAGTCACTATAATCTGATATGAGTTAGCCTTTTTTCATATTGAAACATGATGGAATGGGGTTAGCATTTCTGGTAGGCTGCCTACTAACTGTTTTGTAGGAGTATTTGCCTTCCCTGTTTTTCTGTTGATGGTTATGATTTATGAACCAGTGTTCTTATTCTATGTGTATATGGTCTATCAGAAACATTTGTTTACAGAAATCTACATCTGAATGCTTATTATGAGTTAAGACTACTAAACAGAAACACAGTGTGAAGCGGTTAATGGGTGTTCAACTTATCTTGCAGATTCTCCAGATCAACAGTGAAGGACATGCGCATAAATATGGCGATATCAGCAGCATTTGTATGTACTCTTCTCTCAATTCATAAAAATATCCCAGCTATTGCTAACATGCTCATTGTTTATGGTTATTCACTTCTATGTCTAGTATCTTGGCTATCCACTGTGGTTTCACATGATTATTCTTGTCAGAAAAGCTACCATTTAAGATATCAGCTTGAAACTTTTTTGTTAAAAAAATGAAAGCTTGAAACATGTTTGGAAGCTTAAATCATAAGTTCCGAGCATTTAAGTTTGGATTTCATGCTTTATTACTCATATTTAATATGTAAAGTTGTTAAAAAATTACTAACTCGAGTCCAAAACAAATATCAATTTTGCGTAGTGGATTTGGGCCAAGTGACTACAGCGCACTGTTTTCACCACGTCCATATTTTTTCCATAGTTCATTTTAAGAGGGCGAACATGTTAAAATATGAAAGGCATTTATCTTTTTGGAATTGTGTATGCAATATACTCATAGGCTCGTACCTTGAATAATATGTATGATGGACTGGATGGAGTAGTTTTTAACCTTTTGTTCTATCCCAAATTAGGCTTTGCACGTATCCTTATCACTATGTTGAATTCCTCGAAAAGATATTTATCTACACTTTACATCCAGGTTGTTTGGATAGCTATTATGGGCAATGCAGACTGGAAGCCTTTGCAGTTCCTATGTTTTGCTTTCTTCTACAGAATAGTACAGAAGCTAAGAGCTACTGAACCAGCAATAACTCCAATATACAATGTGAGACTGTTTCTGATGCTCCATGTTTGTCATCTATCGAGCTTACAGTTTGTACAATTTTTATGGTTGTCATCTGATGATGTTGCTATCAATCAGTTTTTGCTTATCTAAGTTTTCTCTTCTCATTATGGTGATTCTATTGACGCATAAATAATATGTATTCACATAGCATGGCGTTGTGTGGCCCGCATTTCATTTTCGTATGTCTTATCTCTTTGATGATGGGCATGCAAATATAAAGTTAATCTGAACTCAGTTCATTATTTTTCTTCTGGTAACTAATTATGTGCCCTACTAAAAGCTTATGCAAAATTACATAGGATGGTTCTTATTGATGATGGTACCTGGGCTGCCATTTAGGTTTTTTTGAAATGATTAGTAAGTCAGCATCTGGTGTTTGTAACAGGAATATGGTGAGGTTGAAGGACGAGGGATAAGAATGGCAAAAAGAGTAGTCCGTGCTTTGGGTTTGATATTTGGATGTGTGTTCACTGCATCCCTGGTACGTGGATTCGTATCTGATGCAACTCTGCTAAAATTTTCTGAGTAGGTCCTCCAGTTTTATGTCTCTGGTTGTGATATGTTTGATTGCATTTTGGTTTAATTGTCCTCTCCTAATATTTTCAGGGCTATACAGCAGCTATTAACTTGATTGAGCTTTCAATGCAGTATACTCCCCGTATTGTTTATTACTACCAGGTATGATGACTGTTAGCCCGATTCCCCTTTTAAAATCAGAGTGCCTGCAGATCTATCTGTTGACATGGTTAGAAAATGTGATTATTGAGAGCTTCAGTATAATGTATATAGGGTATAAGTCCTACTTTTTTCCCCTCAAACACACAGGAGAACTGtgtcattgcattaagaagaaataGAGTTTGTTAAAACCTAATGCTTGAATTATATTTGTGCCCGTTTTGATGTGTAAACTACACAGCTTACACAATTGAACACATAGGGTGCGTAGCAGTAAGTCATGGTATGTGTCTGTTAGGAGGGATATGATTTGTGTTGAAAGTGATGCTGGGTGGATATAGTTCATGGAACGAGCGGTCCTTTGATCCTTTGTTACATGTTATATATCATCTTTATTGCAGTCTTACTGGATGCCTTCAATGTAACAAACCCTTCACGCTATTCTTGTTGTGTTCTGTGAGGAGGGTAATTAACTGGCCGATGCTTTGCCCCAGGAGCTGATTGTTACTGTGGCTGCCTCCGTTCTTCTGTACATCACAGCTTCATACTACCGATAAACACACACGACGAGCAATTATGGCCTGCCTTAGACGATCATGAGATGTTAGGACATGCCTTGAGTTTCAGTTGGAGATCGACTTGTGGACTGGTGGTGCCTTGTGCATCAAGGGATAGCCAAGAATCCACAAATTTTGTAGCATACTTCCACCATCATCTGTCACCTTTGAGGCAGAGTTTCTAGTGCAGGATCATATGTGGCCAGTTATGGATTCGGTAGCACAATGCAGATGGCCAATGAAAAACGTTTCGCGTGAATATTTCAACAGCAGTGTTATGTATGACATTTTTAATCAGATGATCTTAGTAACCATCTGATTCACTTCTTGGCCATGCTTAGACAACATGGTAACAGCAATTTTTTTAATCAATGAGTGAATGGGAGTACTAGCTGCTTCTGTGTTAAGCTGCCTCTCCGGAGCTCTCTTTTGTGGGACATCCATGAATGATGAATAGCTGCAGTAACGAGCAGTCAGTTGACTCCAGGTGAAATGTGCTCTCCTGTCCTGTAGCCATGCACGCCGGGTGCTTGTATAAATGCCTGGCCGGAGCCGGACGATGATGGCTCTTAACTTCTTAAGGCAGGGCTAAAAGTATGGTTGGCTCTTAACTTCTTAAGGCAGGGCTAAAAGTAtggttcgctgatttgttgtgagagaaaaacactgtttgttCGTTGAAATAGTATGACTTATAGGATAATGATGATCCTGTTTGTTTTGCTGAAAAGCCATGactaagagggtgtttggttctttagtcgctcctaaaattcatgtcacattgaatgtttagatactaatagggagcattaaatatagattaattataaaatcaattacatagatggaggctaatttatgaAACGATTTTTtaaagtctaattaatctgtcattagcacatgtttactgtagcaccatgttgttaaatcatggactaattaggtttaaaagatttgtctcgcaagttatgcaattagtttcgtaattagtctatatttaatgctccatatatgtgtttaaacattcgatgtgacaggaattttaggagttcCTGCAGGAACCAAATAGTCCATAAAAGTATTGTTCGTTGATTTAttttgagagaaaaacactctttgttgtgaaaaaaaacattgtttgttcgctgaaatagtacggctcataagagaagcgaacatacTCGATAACGCAAGCCAGGCAACTTAAATATGAACTGATGGAGTGATGGTTGAGGTTGACGACTAAAAATCCCAAGTGCAATTTGCTCCAAGCAAAGCTGCTGCTTTGTTTCTTTCTTGCATCAGCTAGCTGTTGCTTCTCGCAACCAAACATGGCGGACTCGCTCCTTCTCCCCGTGGTGCGCGGCGTGGTCGGCAAGGCGGCCGGCGTGCCTGTGCAGAGCGTCTGTCGCATGTCACGCCAAGGCGGCCGGCGTGCCCGTGCAGAGCGTCTGTCATATGTGGGACGTCAACGGCGACCGCCGCAAGCTGGAGCGCCAGCTGGTCTACATGCAGTCCATGCTGGCCGACGCCGAGACCAACGCCGCCGTCCGGCCGTGTACGAAGGCTCTCAAATGACCATAGCATCATCCTCCTGGGAAAAATACTGTAGCATGACATTATGATTCGAAAGGGCTATTTTCAGTTAAGAGCGCATACAAGGTCTgtcgaagaatctttgtgtacaACCAGCAGCGCGATAGGGGGCTTCGTTTGGATtgagcgactaaaatttaggggtGTTATATAGAGGTGTCGTATGggttgttcggatactaataaaaaaacagatTATACGATCCGTCGGTAATCTAcgaaacgaatttattaagcctaattaattcgtcattagcacatgttcactgtagcaccatgttgtcaaatcattaactaattaggcttaaaaaattcgtctcgcaaaatagTCTCGATTtgtgcatttagtttcataaatagcctatatttaatatttcatgtatGCGTCCAAACATCAGATGTGATAACGACTAAAGTTTACGAGGGGAGCAAAACACCCCCTTAGGAAGCGCAAGAAAAAACCAAACACTTCCTGTGGTGGGGCGCCCACAATAGTCATCCTCCCAGGTCGAACTTGGAGCACAGGGGCTGAGGGGCATGGACATAGACAACAGGTGCGTGGTATGCAAtgcgaagggcgaggatgggggTCACCTGTTTTTCAAATGCCATCAAGTGGAGGAATTGTGGACAAGGTTGGCCTTAGAAGAACAGCGAGCTTTCTTGGCGAAGATTAACTCGGCGCAAGAGGCGACCAGATACATGATGGGGCTAAAAAGGTGCATTCAGATGATAGCGTGGTGGGGATGTGGACTTGGTGGTCTGATAGCAACCCTATTCGAGAGGAGGGGAAGAAACGATCAGTAGCAGTGATCGCCAATGAAGTGTTGTCGTTGGAGGGGAGTTAGCACAGTACCTAGGGGGGAGCCAAGAGTTAGAATTTGCACTGCTCAGAAGTGGCACTAAATAAACTATAGGATTTAATAATTTTTCTAAAGTTTTCtaagatttatttatttattattattattattacctaAACAAGCCTGGCCTGCTCCTCCAAAGGAACCACCGTCCACGTCGTCCTGAAATTTTGTGGCCGTTCGATTTCCCATCTTGTGGCCTAAATTCGTTGAATCTGCTTTCGTGCAAAGCTGCTCCTCCTGCTTCTCCTTACCTTAGCTGGCTTTTACTTAGCTTCTCTTTACCTGCTCCGGCTTCCCATCCAAATCTACTCAATCAAATATATACTCCAGcttcagcttctccttctcaacccATCTGGAAAAATCTCCTCTCTTCCCgtcgctctcctctctctccccgtcgccctctctctccccagcgctctctccctctccctctcgatcCGGACGCGGCGACCACCGGTGCGGACGCGGCGGCtgcagtcctcctcctcctctcccctcGCATCGTGGCGTGCCAGGTGCCCCAGCGCCGCAGGCTCACGGGACAAGGCACTGGGGGTGCGAGGCGCTCCCGGGCTGCACCGCGGTGCCGCGCGTGCGCCCCTGTGGTGGTCGTCTCTGGCCACGGCGCGACGCGACCGGCCCAGCCGGTGGCCGCCGCCTTGGCTGTCCCTGAGCTGCCTCCTTCCTCTGCTCCGGCCTCTTCATGTGCTACAGGAAACCCTAGCTGCATGTGCTACATGTCGCCGACGACAGTAGCGACGGCAACCAGGTCCTAATGCCTGCTCTTTAGATCCGTGCTTTCGTTTACTGAATTCTGCCATTTCCTTTTCTGCTAGAAAGATTTGCTAATGCCTGttattttcttctattttttcgCAGCTAGATTTACTGATCACCTTTTTTAGAAATACCTTGCATCACCTGGTGCACACGCTATGCTTCTTCTCAGGTTAGTACCCGTTTTTACATGCCTGTTAGGTGCTCCTTTTGTTTTGAACTGTTATAGTGCAGCTGCCTTTATATTATTTGGTTATTATATGGTCTGTAAGATCATAGCTGATGGATCTATGATAACTGCAGTTGAcctcaaattttttttttgccaacaACTGTACGATCTTATACGATAACTGCACTAAATAATTATTTCCTACTTCTTTTATCAGCTAACAACTTAACTTGCAGACTTAGGGGCGGAGACAATTATTTTCCCGAATGAAAAGAGATCTAAGACACATAATGCTCAATATCTTACTCTTACTTTCATTGTTTTATACCTGTACAGTCAACTAGCCAAGGTTGCCAAGTTTTAGTCTGGTCGCTTGCTTCCATGTGCATTGCACAACCTCTGCTGCACCTGAAAACTTTTTCTCCTTCATTTTTTCCCGCTACCCATTGTCACAAACATGTATTTCCTCCAGGTATACATTTTTGAAGAAATTAATTAATCGGTTTGAAAAGGGACCAGCAACATTGGCGTTCAGTGCCAGATTAGAGAGGCAAGTGCTTATTGGTCAGGTTGGAGGTAAGACCGAATTTGTCTTCGGTAATTCTACGGAAATTTTGATTGTATATCATCTCCTTGTGTTTTTTGTTTGCATATTCAGCAGTTGTCTG
This DNA window, taken from Miscanthus floridulus cultivar M001 chromosome 13, ASM1932011v1, whole genome shotgun sequence, encodes the following:
- the LOC136500895 gene encoding pre-mRNA-splicing factor SLU7-like yields the protein MATASVTFKSREDHRKQLELEEARKAGLAPAEVDEDGNEINPHIPQYMSSAPWYLNAEKPSLKHQRKWKSDPNYTKSWYDRGAKLFQANKYRKGACENCGAMTHDKKSCMERPRSVGAKWTSVNIAPDEKVESFELDYDGKRDRWNGYDPSTYTRVIADYEARDEARKKYLKEQQLKKLEEKDTEKDDENAGSEDDEEDGLRIDEAKVDESAQMDFAKVEKRVRTTGGGSTGTVRNLRIREDTAKYLLNLDVNSAYYDPKTRSMREDPLPDADPNDKFYVGDNQNRLSGQALEFKQLNIHSWEAFEKGQDIHMQAAPSQAELLYKSFKIKKEMLKSEHKDKIMEKYGNAASEDTIPRELLLGQSEREIEYDRTGRIIKGQDVSLPKSKYEEDVFINNHTTVWGSWWKDHQWGYKCCKQTIKNSYCTGLAGIEAAEASADLMKANMARKEAAEDVPVQHEEKRLATWGTDVPQDLVLDPKKLAESLKKEKARVRGKEEERDEKKRKYNVHFDDQVTVEDMEAYRMTKIHHDDPMRAFLK
- the LOC136500829 gene encoding protein CHLOROPLAST J-LIKE DOMAIN 1, chloroplastic-like isoform X2, giving the protein MASATATATATSTVAAAAPAFALASSRSHRGFLPPPRRAGRPVPQSLRLVASAVRRRRGAVVVAADAAAAAAGSAGFGDEENPYELLGIRPLDSFDHMKMAYKKKRKDAEETGDDEFLAKLDRAYDTVMMQQLQYRKKGVTYGSVQVSKDIKYADNQPMVPWGPRFSRSTVKDMRINMAISAAFVVWIAIMGNADWKPLQFLCFAFFYRIVQKLRATEPAITPIYNEYGEVEGRGIRMAKRVVRALGLIFGCVFTASLVRGFVSDATLLKFSEAIQQLLT
- the LOC136500829 gene encoding protein CHLOROPLAST J-LIKE DOMAIN 1, chloroplastic-like isoform X1 — its product is MASATATATATSTVAAAAPAFALASSRSHRGFLPPPRRAGRPVPQSLRLVASAVRRRRGAVVVAADAAAAAAGSAGFGDEENPYELLGIRPLDSFDHMKMAYKKKRKDAEETGDDEFLAKLDRAYDTVMMQQLQYRKKGVTYGSVQVSKDIKYADNQPMVPWGPRFSRSTVKDMRINMAISAAFVVWIAIMGNADWKPLQFLCFAFFYRIVQKLRATEPAITPIYNEYGEVEGRGIRMAKRVVRALGLIFGCVFTASLGYTAAINLIELSMQYTPRIVYYYQELIVTVAASVLLYITASYYR